The genomic segment GAATATAAGTTTTGGTGATTATAACCTAAACTAATACTAACTTAAGATAAATTACTAAATATAGGAATAACTGAACTAAATTGACTAGGTTATCGATGAAAGAGCATCATTTCTGTTGTTCAACTACGCTGACACAAGATGAGACGTAAAAACTCATACAGACAAATCAAGCCGTCCAAACCTACTGATCTTATAAGCATCTACAACAGCTCGAGTGGAACCATGTTGTTCGCAGTTATTCTGTGAGCAGAACATATCGTATTTTAGATTAATCTGACAACATTCTCTGAAGACAACATACTATCTCTGAGTATATTCCAAGAGTTGTCAGTACAGACAAAAAAAAGATATAGgttatgtaatgcccgagaatttttatcctggtaatctgtaattattgatttaggatttgatatgattacgaggGGATTAATCATGACACGATTTGACTCAGCATGAGaagatgtatgtgcgaggacagttcctttcgcgcacatgcgcgacgtcaTGCGCGTACATGCGCAAAacgggcagaagacctcgcgcatatgcgcgaagtaagggcgcgcatatgcacgagttgTGCGATGAACCAAGTGcaattccagagaacctcgcgcatatgcgccgagcaggggcacgcatatgcgcgaggtgctgTGCAGAtgacgcgccgagacatatggTCTCGCGCAAGCGTcgagtgatgtcgcgcatatgcgcgaaacgtgttTGTCTACCATATCTATTTATTAATGTTGGgacccaatgacgattatgaacttgattagcgtccgggtccccacagattacCTTTTTCAGCTAGTCTTCAAGGAATTTGAACTAATCATTATTATATTTGGAAACAAGATAAGAACAAGTGACATTTTCTTATTAATTATCGACTACCTAGTACATCTATGTCTACCATAGCTATTTATTAATGTTGGGACCCAACACATACAAAAGGGAGATGCATCACGAATAAAGAGACTAATGTTACATTGATCTTCATCAACCAATCTCAAATCTCACATCATCTCTTACAAGATTTATTTTTAAGCAGCCTTTGCACATGCACAAAGTTCTATCAGATCGATTAAAGATCATATTGTGcacattttattcattttttttattacacgaGTTTCATTGTATTGTGAGAATCATTATAATTGTTAGAAACATGTTTATGAACATATTGAGTTAATAAAAAAGTATGCTAGGAGTGTCAATTAAGTAACATATAAGTCCTAAGTTGAAGCGAGTTTGTACAAAAGGTTCTATCGATCAAATATTGTAGTAAATCTTTTagaaaacaaaagaagaagagacgtagaagattggttttcgaacttccataaacaaactTCTTCTTTACTTTCGGTTATTTTACTTGTCTTATCTTTCATCATCTGTGCTGTTGACTTTCTAAATGGAACCAATATTTTGCACTAGCATATATCGTATTAATTAAGTAACTTGAAATGTTTGTGCACATAGCTCTTTCAATAGCTTAATTTACtcattttgattaaaatattgaCTTGTTTTATTAACACATAGTTTGAGTTTCACATTACTTGTCATAATTTTATAACAGTTCATTCACCCCATCTAAAATGTTATTTTCGCTTCTAACATGGTCAATATGTGAAAAGTTGCTACAGCAgtcaattttaaaatgatgacaTATACAAAATAATTGCTATATAGATATTAGTTTCATAATTCAAATCATGAATTTATTAAATCTGGTTAcaaattttaaatactaattgTTCCAcattaatatgaaaattaagATAAATCACTAACTTGAAAACTAGACTAGTGATTTAAAAACAATATGCTTTCTTTGAatgtaaaattattttaaaaatcattaatatatatcGGTTACAAATTTAAATACTAATACTTCCACATTAATAGGGAAATTAagacaaataattaattttaaaattagagtagtaatttaaaaatattatgatttctttgaatataaaatttattgtaaaaaaCCTTACAATATGTACAAGGCGTGGATCAAAATTTAgccaaaaataaattataaatcttAGTTTTGTTTCACTAATAGATCAAATAAattcataaatatatttttatttattataccaAAAATTAAGTCACAGTTATCTCATCTATATTTTACAAGGAACAATTGgaaaactgtggggacccggacgctaatcaatttcttaatcaccattgagactaattaatcaattataaaacagggtctaaaatttttttttttaaaaatgcggagcgtagtgaaatcaactaatatacaactcagtataaaataaagtacaagtcctgtactgtctacaaatcagtaaaactaaggttcaacatctaaatatcaagtgtcaaaaccctatatgcatccaagtccgaagtctccactctatcacgatctctcctcatctcctggaccctgatcatgtcccacctgttgtcatgtacacatacaaacaagacaacaacagGATAATTccagtgagaatataatcccagtataaatcaacgaaacatgcaatcatatgataaaaaTAAAGCATGAACAAGTAACatcaatatatatcaaaagctgaaatataatcaatatcaaactgtcgacaatgctcgttactctacgactcagactagactcaatcctagtctagggatcccgatttccagatgtggtgttcctatatcgaattccgtaatagaaggaacagtgattctatttactcgatataaccaaatatggtgttcttatatcgaattccgtaatagaggAAATTccgattctatttactcgatataaccaaacatccagtgtcctgacctaaccatcatggactgtagctctatcgccaatatcctatcttgagacatcgtgcaatgtgcccgtggcgatcccgccactatcaggcacttctgtcacaagattacttgtctaatacctgttatctataattcaatagaacaagtacatcagtcaaatcaatgcaaatatcaatgcaataaagtaaagtatgtgatttagagaaactcaagtctaaaccgactcaagtcgatctcccgataccacattgacttatacctttcgtttgtagtctcggtctgaagcaatatcagttctgaactccaGACTGTCTCgataaatctgaaacgacatattgagaatcataatatcaatattcaattctcaattcaacactgaactgattaatctggatttaattcaaatcatcggcataacggtacaaactcagtatccccgtcaatactaCACCACCAGATAACAATTTCCTcgattcataatcaatatcaatacaatctgatattatatctcaatcaattaacttcagaaattcacaacaatttcataatcagtccgtttattaatctgacttcgattctatgatgtctaatatgtcaagaacatcatatatgaattccatccaattctgacaatagcataatttcaaaacatgtcaaaacgtagtaaaacttacgtccagttgtagcctacgttgctaggaactcggtaccgaagtcggattcaaaatcagacggacggatttttcacaaaaggcgtaaggattttccacTCTTTCTCGAAAACTTTCTCTGAAATTTTCTTCGTTCTCCTTGAATCTGAGGTAAGGAATTcgtttatgatatatatatcatgcatataatAGACGTGTGGCTCATTCTTAgttcagcacgtctcgcgcatatgtcggcgcatatgcgcgacatcaatcggcacatatgcgcgagacctactggttaTCGAACATAACTTCTcggtagctcgcgcatatgcgtgactcctcgccgcgcatatgcgcgaggtcctctagACATATCGCGCATACGTGCGCAcacaagtcgcgcatgtgcgcctaaTGTTCTGTCTCGGCAATCTTGCCACTGgccactcggcgcatatgcgtgcctccacttcgcgcagatgcgcgaagCCTTCTGTCcacttcgcgcatgtgcgcgcatccgttcgcgcatgtgcgtgaatGCTACTGTCCTTGCACTTACATTTTCACACGTTACCTCAAATCGTGTCTCGGTTAATTATCTCGtaataatatcaaattataaatcaataattaccgattattaggattaaattttcgggcattacaaaaacAATACTTTCTTGCTACCTAATTTTATCATgtataattaataaattcaatctATATGACTCATAATTCAAGAGATAATCGGTATTAAATaagtaataatttttagatTTAGTGGCTTCAATCAAAgaacaaaaaaattcaatttaccACCAAATATTGACAAATTACCTAACgaaaactcaaaatatatcaACTTGCATGACTAAAATTGCCATTTTTCTGTCTCCGAGgtatgtcccgaggatatgagttgtttgtatataGTTGGTTTTGATTGTGTGGGCATATTTTATGTTGTgagatgaaatactatttttgtactcaaataatatattttgggctcattgtaaagaaaatttaaactcgttttccgctgtaattaattaaccttAATCtgattgtgttgtaataacgattaggagttaaggacCCCACAcagaatgatatatatatatatatatatatatatatatatatatatatatatatgtatataaccAAAATATGTCAAGTTGCAATTATTGTATAGGAAAACAATTCGTATATTTTGAATCGTACATCAACTCAATTTCTATATTTTGATGGCTTTCATAGTATTTGCCAACACACACgtatttatataatatgattaatGTCAGTTATATATATACGttgcattttttttattaatcttCAAAAAAGTATATCCCAAAATATTTATAAGAATATTGAAAACAATATATGAGAGAATTCACGCTAAAAGCAAACACGTGAGCACAAATTCACTCAAGTAAATATCTGCAATTCAAAGGATTACTTTATtcaatatttgttttttttttcttgaaatgTTATTCAATATTTGTTGTAAATATAGTGtatcatacatacatatatatatatatatatatatatatatatatatatatatatatatatataattataaataaataaatattcaagCCTCTCTACCCAATATCCAACTAAAGGGAACAGTAGCTTGCTTTCCCAGAGCTTGTGCCCTCTCCTCGAACTTCCTATATCTCGGAACTAAACCGCAAACATAATCCTGCGCTTTACGCCCCTCGTCGGAGAGCCCCGTCAAATTCTTCACACCCCATCGGTCGACCAAGAATTCCATAATGTCGGTATAGTCTCTGGCAGTGTATACACCTATTCGTTGCGCAACGGCGGAGTAGTTactgaaaatattttcatcCACGCCATCGTACAACATGTGGGCTGGCATTacgattttcttcttcatcatgTCAGCAAGACTCCTCATCGTGCTATCCGGATCGATCTCAAAGAGCTTCTCAACAATTTTTGTGTAGGCAGCTTCATGGCGTTTCTCATCTGCGGCAACGATGCCACAAATCTGAGCCAGTTTTGTGTCCCCATATTTTTTGGCAATCCTAGCTGTGTTTCCATGAGCTATGAACGTTGCCCTTTCTTGAAATGACACGTAGATAAAGGAAAGATACGGGTTGTTCTCCGTGCTGACATCCTTTTAATGTTAAAATTCAAGTTGACAAAGTTATTAAAAACTCAAACGGCATGCAGAGTAAgttgattattaattaaatgctATTGTATATAAGTAAATAAATATTACCATCCCGGAACCAATCAAGTATTGTATGGTTTTCTCGATTTGTTTCGTATCGACACGTCCGGAGAGATAGAGATATCGATTGAGAAGATCACCGTGTCTGTTCTCTTCGGCGGTCCACCCTCGGATCCAGATAGCCCAAGGCGTGGGGCTAGAACCAGTCTCATCTCGGACTCCATCTATTGTATTGAGAAATGTCTGATAAGTTGGAAGTGCTTCCTCGGTAATCATGTTACCAACCAATGAAACTAAACAGTCATCTGGGATCTCTTTGGTTCTCTCCCTCAATTCTTTGACCTGATCCACGAATCCTTCGGAAGTTGAGTCGGGTAAATAGTCACTCGGCTGCCAAGATTTCTCGACGTCTTTTAGTATCACCAAGATATTGTTTTCAGCCCAATCATGTAGCTGTGTAAATATCTCACACTTTTCTTGTGGCATGGAGGGAGTCACTTGGTCGAGAACTTTTTCTGGGGGAGAGAATGGTTTTTTAAGGTTTATCACCTCCCTACGATCCATAATTCAACGAAGCATTTAAAGAAGTAAAAAAAACATAGTATTATGAGGCATGAACAGACATGAATATTGGTTTGTTTAAAGAAGGAAAaattgcattttttttaaaatttgtatatttaattttgtgAGTTAATTAGTCTCAAACTTCAGTTttaattatctttttttttttttgacataaCACCGATCAAGAGTTGATGTGAATCACGTGAAGTATCACATTAAATataaaacatattaaaattttcaaaaactgaaaaaaaaaaatacttgaTTAAGATTGAATTAAATTACGTAGAGGATTGATTATATAAGAACGACGATGCAATTTTCCTGATTTAAGACAAGAAAtatgattaattattttttcgaAAGAAGACTCCATGCAGTTACTTCCATGTGGAGTAGACAAAGTTAGACCGTCGGTTCCCCAATACACCTATAGATATCGTAATAAAAAGACAGGGATTAGAATCAAGAAAGATACTTGGGAGAAGTATGAACTTTCGACGCCACGGAAACTTGGTGAGAAGATCTGATCTTATCAGAATCAGGAAATGAAGACATCATCTTGTTGGGATTGAAAGCAAGATTAGCTATGAGTGCCATTCTATTCCTTGCGTAGAAGTCGTCGCAAAAAAACCAGCTGATTTCTGATTATCTTTTTACTATAGTTAATGGATTTTATCAGAAAGATTACGATGATCTGTGAAAATGATTGAAAGAAGAAAGATGACAGAGAAGCAAGGAAAATGGACAAATGGATGGTGCAGACTCTGTACATAGAAGGGTTTAAATAACGCAATACGAGGTTAAAATAGGGAAAAGTATGCATCTTATTTCCAACTAATTTTACaggagaaaaaaaattaagaaatagTTAATTATCATATTTGGATTAATTAATGTCAGTGAACAGTAATAACGGCATGCGTACTATAAAGAGAAATTAAAAAAAGATAACTTGTTTTTAGGttaaatatcaatttaaatGATAGTTGATAAAGAACTGATTGCTGAAGGAAATCAAGTATATAAAGACATGATTCAAGACCAAGAGACTAGTGAAATCATTCACAATATGCCATAATCAAGATCTCGACGACTCTTGATCATTATTTTTGTTAAGATTGGAATTTGGACCGAACTCAACCCTaagagctagcttttggggttaaGTTGGGTCCAAGTTCCAaccttaacatggtatcagagctcaggttccaccgttatgtgttggaccaccgttctgtctataattgggtcatttgtaaactccacgctccagatgttcattcctggacgtgagaggggtgtgttaattgtcccacatcggtaggATAAATAACCTGATAATTGTATATATGGTCTTAGACCATCCTCCCCCCTTGATCTAGCTTTTGggattgagttaggtccaagttccaatcttaacagttCTATAATCAAGTTTCTCCATAGCACAGGCAtattgtccatatctgatcatTTAAGATCATTTTGTGCTACACATTCACTCAAGTTGCTCAAGTTATCTGTTTAGAGTGTTGATATATCTGTCTGGACCTAGGGTTCAATAAAATGTTGTTTACTAAGAGTAATAAGTAAGTG from the Primulina eburnea isolate SZY01 chromosome 3, ASM2296580v1, whole genome shotgun sequence genome contains:
- the LOC140828546 gene encoding stearoyl-[acyl-carrier-protein] 9-desaturase, chloroplastic-like: MALIANLAFNPNKMMSSFPDSDKIRSSHQVSVASKVHTSPKEVINLKKPFSPPEKVLDQVTPSMPQEKCEIFTQLHDWAENNILVILKDVEKSWQPSDYLPDSTSEGFVDQVKELRERTKEIPDDCLVSLVGNMITEEALPTYQTFLNTIDGVRDETGSSPTPWAIWIRGWTAEENRHGDLLNRYLYLSGRVDTKQIEKTIQYLIGSGMDVSTENNPYLSFIYVSFQERATFIAHGNTARIAKKYGDTKLAQICGIVAADEKRHEAAYTKIVEKLFEIDPDSTMRSLADMMKKKIVMPAHMLYDGVDENIFSNYSAVAQRIGVYTARDYTDIMEFLVDRWGVKNLTGLSDEGRKAQDYVCGLVPRYRKFEERAQALGKQATVPFSWILGREA